In Mauremys mutica isolate MM-2020 ecotype Southern chromosome 16, ASM2049712v1, whole genome shotgun sequence, one DNA window encodes the following:
- the FOXN4 gene encoding forkhead box protein N4 isoform X1, which translates to MIESDITSMMSGIIRNSGQNHHPLPQEYRLLASAPSQLSEDLPSDLQSLSWLTSVDVPRLQQMASGRMDFSISSQESMLQQTGPVPGNMHSTGAPGAMIQVQASLPQGILGLNTITSHGANMSQYTVGGQPSPSLQSQHPLFPASHSQQVFAIAQNAQQCNPAAIYNASYGPHPQYSQPRLAPHTAQEVHPKHYPKPIYSYSCLIAMALKNSKTGSLPVSEIYGFMKEHFPYFKTAPDGWKNSVRHNLSLNKCFEKVENKMSGTSRKGCLWALNPAKIDKMEEEMQKWKRKDLAAIHRSMANPEELDKLITDRPENCRRPSKSAESEVSTLTHMTAAQGRISISKLQPQPMTLSLQSIPLHHQIQTQARIAPDSPAPAQTPPLHTLPDMSQSPLPHHPMSRAPADFLNVTADMNTEVDALDPSIMDFALQGNIWEEMKDDSFNLDTLGAFSNSPLQLSDCDLGTAGLTPVSSGSDYSFSDLQVTGLYTTYATLDNVASSQYMNGQGNKPIALL; encoded by the exons ATGATAGAAAGTGACATTACATCCATGATGTCAGGAATCATTAGAAATTCAGGGCAAAATCATCACCCCTTGCCACAGGAATACAG ACTCTTGGCTTCCGCCCCCTCCCAGTTGAGTGAAGACCTTCCAAGCGACTTGCAGTCCTTGTCATGGCTGACCTCTGTTGATGTTCCTCGCTTACAACAGATGGCTAGTGGAAGAATGGACTTCAGCATCAGCTCTCAGGAGTCAATGCTGCAGCAGACAG GTCCTGTGCCAGGTAATATGCATTCAACAGGTGCTCCAGGAGCAATGATTCAGGTGCAGGCCAGTCTGCCACAGGGAATTCTGGGACTGAATACTATTACATCGCATGGAGCAAAT ATGAGCCAGTACACAGTCGGAGGGCAGCCATCTCCTAGTTTACAGTCACAGCACCCGCTTTTCCCTGCTTCTCATTCACAGCAAGTGTTTGCCATCGCACAGAATGCGCAACAG TGTAACCCAGCTGCAATATACAATGCATCCTATGGACCCCATCCTCAATATTCTCAACCTCGCCTTGCCCCTCACACTGCTCAGGAAGTCCATCCAAAACATTATCCCAAGCCAATCTACTCCTACAG cTGCTTGATTGCAATGGCATTAAAGAACAGTAAAACGGGCAGCCTCCCAGTGAGTGAGATCTACGGCTTCATGAAGGAGCACTTCCCCTACTTTAAG ACAGCGCCCGATGGTTGGAAGAACTCTGTGCGCCATAACCTCTCCCTGAACAAGTGCTTTGAGAAAGTGGAGAATAAAATGAGTGGCACCTCACGCAAAGGCTGCCTGTGGGCCCTCAACCCTGCCAAGATTGACAAGATGGAAGAAGAGATGCAGAAATGGAAGAGGAAGGACTTGGCCGCTATTCACAGGAGCATGGCCAATCCAG AGGAATTAGACAAACTAATCACCGACAGACCTGAGAACTGCAGGCGGCCTAGTAAATCGGCAGAATCCGAAGTGTCCACACTGACCCACATGACCGCAGCCCAAGGCCGAATCTCCATCTccaagctgcagccccagcccatgACACTCTCTCTGCAGTCCATACCACTGCATCACCAGATCCAGACCCAGGCTCGCATCGCCCCGGACTCACCGGCACCTGCCCAGACGCCTCCTCTCCATACTCTGCCTGACATGAGCCAGAGTCCCCTTCCTCACCACCCAATGAGCCGCGCACCCGCAGACTTCCTGAATGTGACGGCAGATATGAACACCGAAGTGGATGCTCTTGATCCAAGCATCATGGATTTCGCACTACAAG GAAATATATGGGAAGAAATGAAAGACGACAGCTTCAATCTAGATACCTTAGGTGCCTTCAGCAACTCCCCTCTCCAGCTCTCAGACTGTGACCTGGGCACGGCTGGCCTCACCCCCGTCTCGAGTGGTAGTGATTATTCCTTCTCAGACTTACAGGTCACAGGCCTCTACACTACTTACGCCACACTGGATAATGTAGCCTCATCACAGTACATGAATGGTCAAGGCAACAAGCCCATTGCTCTGCTTTAA
- the FOXN4 gene encoding forkhead box protein N4 isoform X2, whose translation MASGRMDFSISSQESMLQQTGPVPGNMHSTGAPGAMIQVQASLPQGILGLNTITSHGANMSQYTVGGQPSPSLQSQHPLFPASHSQQVFAIAQNAQQCNPAAIYNASYGPHPQYSQPRLAPHTAQEVHPKHYPKPIYSYSCLIAMALKNSKTGSLPVSEIYGFMKEHFPYFKTAPDGWKNSVRHNLSLNKCFEKVENKMSGTSRKGCLWALNPAKIDKMEEEMQKWKRKDLAAIHRSMANPEELDKLITDRPENCRRPSKSAESEVSTLTHMTAAQGRISISKLQPQPMTLSLQSIPLHHQIQTQARIAPDSPAPAQTPPLHTLPDMSQSPLPHHPMSRAPADFLNVTADMNTEVDALDPSIMDFALQGNIWEEMKDDSFNLDTLGAFSNSPLQLSDCDLGTAGLTPVSSGSDYSFSDLQVTGLYTTYATLDNVASSQYMNGQGNKPIALL comes from the exons ATGGCTAGTGGAAGAATGGACTTCAGCATCAGCTCTCAGGAGTCAATGCTGCAGCAGACAG GTCCTGTGCCAGGTAATATGCATTCAACAGGTGCTCCAGGAGCAATGATTCAGGTGCAGGCCAGTCTGCCACAGGGAATTCTGGGACTGAATACTATTACATCGCATGGAGCAAAT ATGAGCCAGTACACAGTCGGAGGGCAGCCATCTCCTAGTTTACAGTCACAGCACCCGCTTTTCCCTGCTTCTCATTCACAGCAAGTGTTTGCCATCGCACAGAATGCGCAACAG TGTAACCCAGCTGCAATATACAATGCATCCTATGGACCCCATCCTCAATATTCTCAACCTCGCCTTGCCCCTCACACTGCTCAGGAAGTCCATCCAAAACATTATCCCAAGCCAATCTACTCCTACAG cTGCTTGATTGCAATGGCATTAAAGAACAGTAAAACGGGCAGCCTCCCAGTGAGTGAGATCTACGGCTTCATGAAGGAGCACTTCCCCTACTTTAAG ACAGCGCCCGATGGTTGGAAGAACTCTGTGCGCCATAACCTCTCCCTGAACAAGTGCTTTGAGAAAGTGGAGAATAAAATGAGTGGCACCTCACGCAAAGGCTGCCTGTGGGCCCTCAACCCTGCCAAGATTGACAAGATGGAAGAAGAGATGCAGAAATGGAAGAGGAAGGACTTGGCCGCTATTCACAGGAGCATGGCCAATCCAG AGGAATTAGACAAACTAATCACCGACAGACCTGAGAACTGCAGGCGGCCTAGTAAATCGGCAGAATCCGAAGTGTCCACACTGACCCACATGACCGCAGCCCAAGGCCGAATCTCCATCTccaagctgcagccccagcccatgACACTCTCTCTGCAGTCCATACCACTGCATCACCAGATCCAGACCCAGGCTCGCATCGCCCCGGACTCACCGGCACCTGCCCAGACGCCTCCTCTCCATACTCTGCCTGACATGAGCCAGAGTCCCCTTCCTCACCACCCAATGAGCCGCGCACCCGCAGACTTCCTGAATGTGACGGCAGATATGAACACCGAAGTGGATGCTCTTGATCCAAGCATCATGGATTTCGCACTACAAG GAAATATATGGGAAGAAATGAAAGACGACAGCTTCAATCTAGATACCTTAGGTGCCTTCAGCAACTCCCCTCTCCAGCTCTCAGACTGTGACCTGGGCACGGCTGGCCTCACCCCCGTCTCGAGTGGTAGTGATTATTCCTTCTCAGACTTACAGGTCACAGGCCTCTACACTACTTACGCCACACTGGATAATGTAGCCTCATCACAGTACATGAATGGTCAAGGCAACAAGCCCATTGCTCTGCTTTAA